A single Klebsiella variicola DNA region contains:
- a CDS encoding sugar kinase, whose amino-acid sequence MENLDVITIGEAMAMFVATETGDLAEVEHFMKRVAGAELNVATGLARLGLKVGWVSRVGNDSFGRFVLQSLAKEGIDSHAVAIDNRFATGFQMKSKVENGTDPIVEYFRKGSAASHLSPDDFRADYFTSARHLHLSGVAAALSESSYALLEHAAKVMKAEGKTLSFDPNLRPVLWKSEAEMVEKLNRLAFQADWVLPGLKEGVILTGQQTPEGIADFYLSRGVKAVVIKTGCDGAWFKSASGEQGTVDAIKVENVVDTVGAGDGFAVGVISALLEGKTLLQAVNRGNKIGSLAIQVQGDSEGLPTRDALGE is encoded by the coding sequence GTGGAAAATTTAGATGTCATCACCATCGGCGAAGCCATGGCCATGTTTGTCGCCACCGAAACCGGCGATCTGGCCGAGGTGGAGCATTTCATGAAGCGTGTCGCCGGCGCCGAACTGAACGTCGCCACCGGCCTGGCGCGCCTGGGTCTGAAGGTCGGCTGGGTCAGCCGCGTCGGCAACGACAGCTTTGGCCGCTTCGTACTGCAATCGCTGGCGAAAGAGGGGATCGATAGCCACGCTGTCGCCATCGACAACCGCTTCGCTACCGGTTTCCAGATGAAATCGAAAGTCGAAAATGGAACCGATCCCATTGTGGAGTATTTCCGCAAAGGCTCTGCCGCCAGCCATCTGTCGCCGGACGATTTTCGCGCCGACTACTTCACCAGCGCCCGCCATCTGCACCTGAGCGGCGTGGCCGCCGCGCTCTCTGAAAGCTCATATGCGCTGCTGGAGCATGCGGCGAAGGTGATGAAAGCCGAGGGAAAAACCCTCTCTTTCGACCCTAATCTGCGCCCGGTGCTGTGGAAAAGCGAAGCCGAGATGGTGGAGAAACTCAACCGTCTCGCCTTCCAGGCTGACTGGGTTTTGCCAGGCTTAAAAGAGGGCGTGATTCTCACCGGCCAGCAGACCCCGGAAGGGATCGCCGATTTTTATCTCTCCCGCGGCGTCAAGGCGGTAGTCATTAAAACCGGCTGCGACGGCGCCTGGTTCAAGAGCGCCAGCGGCGAACAGGGAACGGTTGATGCCATTAAAGTCGAAAACGTCGTCGATACCGTCGGCGCCGGCGACGGCTTTGCCGTCGGGGTGATTAGCGCCCTGCTGGAAGGCAAAACCCTGCTTCAGGCGGTGAACCGCGGCAATAAAATCGGTTCGCTGGCGATTCAGGTCCAGGGCGACAGCGAGGGGCTCCCCACCCGCGATGCGCTGGGCGAATAA
- a CDS encoding N-acetyltransferase produces the protein MIRKWDTKDTAPLLALWLDSTIHAHPFIGESYWRDSVAVVRDVYLPAASTWVWERDGELKGFVSVLDSRFVGALFVAPDAIRQGIGRALLDEVKQHYAWLSLEVYQKNESAVSFYHAQGFRIEDCAWQDDTQHPTWIMRWPADQML, from the coding sequence ATGATCCGCAAGTGGGACACTAAAGATACCGCGCCGCTGCTGGCCCTGTGGCTGGACAGCACGATTCATGCCCACCCTTTTATCGGCGAAAGTTACTGGCGCGACAGCGTCGCGGTGGTACGGGATGTCTATCTTCCCGCCGCCAGCACCTGGGTCTGGGAACGCGATGGGGAATTAAAAGGCTTTGTTAGCGTGCTGGACTCCCGCTTCGTCGGCGCGCTGTTTGTCGCGCCGGACGCCATCCGCCAGGGCATTGGCCGGGCGCTGCTGGATGAAGTCAAACAGCACTACGCCTGGCTTAGTCTCGAGGTTTACCAGAAGAACGAATCGGCGGTCAGTTTCTACCATGCGCAGGGCTTCCGGATTGAAGACTGCGCATGGCAGGACGACACTCAGCACCCGACGTGGATTATGCGTTGGCCGGCGGATCAAATGCTGTAA
- the tag gene encoding DNA-3-methyladenine glycosylase I, with protein sequence MQRCGWVSQDPLYIEYHDTEWGVAQKEGRQLFEMICLEGQQAGLSWITVLKKRQNYRQAFHHFDPVRVAAMGEDDVEQLLQNAGIIRHRGKIQAIIGNARAYLAMEENGESFTDFVWSFVNNEPQVTCAATLAEIPTTTPASDALSKALKKRGFKFVGSTICYSFMQACGLVNDHITGCFCHPGGQDDPQVGH encoded by the coding sequence ATGCAACGTTGCGGATGGGTGAGTCAGGATCCGTTATATATCGAATATCACGATACCGAATGGGGTGTGGCGCAAAAAGAGGGCCGCCAGCTGTTTGAAATGATCTGCCTGGAGGGCCAGCAGGCCGGTTTGTCATGGATCACGGTGTTAAAAAAACGGCAGAACTACCGTCAGGCTTTTCACCACTTCGACCCGGTGCGCGTGGCAGCGATGGGGGAAGACGATGTCGAGCAGTTGCTGCAGAATGCCGGCATCATTCGCCATCGGGGAAAAATCCAGGCCATTATCGGCAACGCCCGCGCCTATCTGGCGATGGAAGAAAATGGCGAGTCGTTCACTGATTTTGTCTGGTCCTTCGTCAACAATGAGCCGCAGGTGACCTGCGCCGCGACGCTGGCGGAGATCCCCACCACGACGCCGGCCTCCGATGCGCTGTCGAAGGCATTGAAAAAACGCGGCTTTAAATTTGTCGGCTCGACAATCTGTTATTCCTTTATGCAGGCCTGTGGGCTGGTCAACGACCATATCACCGGCTGCTTCTGTCACCCTGGAGGTCAGGATGATCCGCAAGTGGGACACTAA
- a CDS encoding LacI family DNA-binding transcriptional regulator, whose protein sequence is MAKAARATISDVAKAAKTGKTSISRYLNGEKHLLSDDLLSRIEKAIAELDYRPSLMARGLKHGRTRLIGLIIADITNPYSVNVMSGIEAACREKGFTLLVCNTNNELDQELHYLDLLRSYQVEGIVVNAVGMREDGLNRLQQSALPMVLIDRKIPDFACDVVGLDNAQAATTATEHLVEKGFEAILFLSEPLGSVNTRRERLSAFRATLTRHHGVVAENAEVQLNDGAMMDNVLRQFHARHRGMRKAVISANGALTLQVARALKRVGLIWGSDIGLLGFDELEWAELAGVGITTLKQPTWQIGYAAVEQVIRRIAGTNDPIRERVFSGELIVRGSTSR, encoded by the coding sequence ATGGCGAAAGCGGCGCGTGCAACTATCAGCGATGTGGCGAAAGCCGCAAAGACCGGCAAAACCAGCATTTCACGTTATCTTAACGGCGAGAAGCATCTGCTTTCCGACGATCTGTTATCACGTATTGAAAAAGCCATTGCCGAACTCGACTACCGCCCCAGCCTGATGGCCCGCGGCCTCAAACACGGCCGAACCCGCCTTATTGGCCTGATCATCGCCGATATCACCAACCCCTACTCGGTCAATGTCATGAGCGGCATTGAAGCGGCCTGCCGGGAAAAAGGCTTCACCCTGCTGGTGTGCAATACCAATAACGAGCTGGATCAGGAACTGCACTACCTGGACCTGCTGCGCAGCTACCAGGTGGAAGGCATCGTGGTCAACGCAGTCGGTATGCGGGAGGATGGCCTGAACCGCCTGCAGCAGTCGGCCCTGCCGATGGTGCTGATTGACCGTAAAATCCCCGATTTCGCCTGCGATGTGGTCGGGCTTGATAACGCCCAGGCCGCCACCACCGCCACCGAACACCTGGTGGAGAAAGGGTTTGAGGCCATCCTGTTTCTCAGCGAACCGCTGGGCTCGGTGAATACCCGCCGCGAGCGTCTGAGCGCTTTTCGCGCTACCCTCACTCGTCACCACGGCGTGGTGGCTGAAAACGCCGAAGTGCAGCTCAACGACGGCGCGATGATGGACAACGTCCTGCGCCAGTTCCACGCCCGTCACCGCGGGATGCGCAAAGCGGTCATCTCCGCCAACGGCGCCCTGACGCTGCAGGTGGCCCGCGCTCTGAAGCGCGTCGGCCTGATCTGGGGGAGCGATATCGGCCTGCTGGGCTTCGACGAACTGGAGTGGGCGGAGCTGGCTGGCGTCGGTATTACCACCCTCAAACAGCCGACGTGGCAGATCGGCTACGCCGCGGTCGAACAGGTGATTCGGCGCATTGCCGGCACTAACGACCCCATCCGCGAGCGGGTCTTCTCCGGCGAGCTTATCGTCCGCGGATCAACCTCTCGTTAA
- a CDS encoding molybdopterin guanine dinucleotide-containing S/N-oxide reductase: MPTSSATKTILTAAHWGPMLVETDGENVLSSRGALATPFANSLQTAVRDQVHSKTRVRYPMVRKGFLASPDKPQGVRGQDEFVRVSWDQALDLIDAQHRRIRESYGPQSIFAGSYGWRSNGVLHKAATLLQRYMSLAGGYTGHLGDYSTGAAQAIMPYVVGGNEVYQQQTSWPLVLEHSEVVVLWSANPLNTLKIAWNASDEQGIPWFDRLRQSGKRLICIDPMRSETVDFFGDSMEWIAPHMGTDVALMLGIAHTLVENSWQDDAFLTRCTSGYDIFARYLTGESDGVAKTADWAAAICGVKADKIRELAKIFHENTTMLMSGWGMQRQQYGEQKHWMLVTLAAMLGQIGTPGGGFGLSYHFANGGNPTRRAAVLGSMQGSVAGGVDAVEKIPVARIVEALENPGAEYQHNGMARRFPDIRFIWWAGGANFTHHQDTNRLIQAWQKPELIVISECFWTAAARHADIVLPATTSFERNDLTMTGDYSNQHLVPMKQVVAPRDEARDDFTVFADLSERWEVGGRERFTEGKSDLQWLETFYQIAAQRGAHQQVTLPPFAEFWQANQLIEMPEEPENARFARFAAFRADPQANPLKTASGKIEIHSPTIAAFGYADCPPHPMWLEPDEWHGNAEAGQLQLLSAHPAHRLHSQLNHTALRERYAVAGREPVTIHPQDARARGIADGDLVRVWNARGQVLAGAVVTEGIRPGVICLHEGAWPDLDPLVGICKNGAVNVLTKDIPTSRLGNGCAGNTALAWLEKYTGPTLPLTAFDPPANA; encoded by the coding sequence TTGCCAACCTCATCTGCAACCAAAACCATCTTAACCGCCGCCCACTGGGGACCGATGCTGGTGGAAACGGACGGTGAAAACGTCCTCTCTTCCCGCGGCGCGCTGGCGACACCGTTTGCCAACTCGCTGCAAACGGCGGTGCGCGATCAGGTCCACAGCAAAACCCGCGTGCGCTATCCGATGGTGCGCAAAGGCTTCCTTGCTTCACCGGACAAGCCCCAGGGGGTCCGCGGTCAGGATGAATTCGTGCGGGTGAGCTGGGATCAGGCGCTGGATTTAATTGACGCCCAGCATCGGCGGATCCGCGAAAGCTACGGTCCGCAGTCGATTTTCGCCGGCTCCTACGGCTGGCGCTCTAACGGCGTCCTGCATAAGGCGGCCACCCTGCTGCAGCGCTACATGAGCCTGGCGGGCGGCTATACCGGCCATCTTGGCGATTACTCCACTGGCGCGGCGCAGGCGATCATGCCTTACGTCGTGGGCGGGAATGAGGTGTATCAGCAGCAGACCAGCTGGCCGCTGGTGCTCGAGCACAGCGAAGTGGTGGTGCTGTGGAGCGCCAACCCGCTGAACACCCTGAAAATTGCCTGGAACGCCTCCGACGAGCAGGGGATCCCGTGGTTCGACCGGCTGCGCCAGAGCGGTAAGCGCCTGATCTGCATCGATCCGATGCGATCGGAAACCGTCGATTTCTTTGGCGATTCGATGGAATGGATCGCGCCGCATATGGGCACCGATGTCGCGCTGATGCTGGGGATCGCCCATACGCTGGTGGAGAATAGCTGGCAGGATGATGCGTTTCTTACCCGCTGCACCAGCGGCTACGATATTTTTGCCCGCTATCTGACCGGCGAAAGCGACGGCGTAGCGAAAACCGCTGACTGGGCGGCGGCGATCTGCGGCGTGAAAGCGGATAAGATCCGTGAACTGGCGAAAATTTTCCATGAAAATACCACCATGCTGATGTCTGGCTGGGGCATGCAGCGCCAGCAGTATGGCGAGCAGAAGCACTGGATGCTGGTCACCCTGGCCGCCATGCTGGGGCAGATTGGCACCCCGGGAGGCGGGTTTGGTCTTTCCTATCATTTCGCCAACGGCGGCAACCCGACGCGCCGCGCGGCGGTACTGGGCTCGATGCAGGGAAGCGTCGCCGGGGGCGTGGACGCGGTGGAGAAGATCCCGGTCGCGCGGATCGTCGAGGCGCTGGAGAATCCGGGGGCAGAGTATCAGCACAACGGCATGGCGCGTCGCTTCCCCGATATTCGCTTTATCTGGTGGGCCGGCGGGGCCAACTTTACTCATCATCAGGACACCAACCGCCTGATTCAGGCCTGGCAGAAGCCGGAGCTGATCGTCATCTCCGAATGCTTCTGGACCGCCGCCGCGCGCCATGCCGATATCGTCCTGCCGGCGACCACCTCGTTTGAGCGCAACGATCTGACCATGACTGGAGATTACAGCAATCAGCATCTGGTGCCGATGAAGCAGGTGGTCGCCCCGCGAGATGAAGCGCGCGACGATTTCACGGTCTTTGCCGACCTCAGCGAACGCTGGGAGGTGGGCGGCCGCGAGCGCTTCACCGAAGGGAAGAGTGATTTGCAGTGGCTGGAGACCTTCTATCAGATCGCCGCCCAGCGCGGGGCTCACCAGCAGGTGACGCTGCCGCCGTTTGCCGAATTCTGGCAGGCTAACCAGCTGATTGAGATGCCAGAGGAGCCGGAGAATGCCCGTTTTGCGCGCTTCGCCGCCTTCCGCGCCGATCCGCAGGCTAATCCGCTGAAAACGGCGAGCGGTAAAATTGAGATCCACTCGCCGACCATCGCCGCCTTTGGCTACGCCGATTGCCCGCCGCACCCGATGTGGCTGGAGCCCGACGAGTGGCATGGCAACGCTGAGGCGGGGCAGCTGCAGCTGCTGTCGGCCCATCCGGCCCACCGTCTGCACAGTCAACTGAACCACACCGCGCTGCGCGAACGCTATGCTGTCGCCGGACGCGAACCGGTGACTATTCATCCGCAGGATGCCCGGGCCCGGGGAATTGCCGATGGCGATCTGGTGCGGGTGTGGAACGCCCGTGGTCAGGTGCTGGCCGGCGCGGTGGTGACGGAGGGGATCCGCCCGGGGGTGATTTGCCTGCATGAAGGGGCATGGCCCGACCTGGATCCGCTGGTGGGCATCTGCAAAAACGGGGCGGTGAATGTCTTAACCAAAGATATCCCGACATCCCGGCTGGGCAACGGCTGTGCCGGAAACACCGCCCTGGCGTGGCTGGAGAAATATACCGGCCCGACGCTGCCGCTTACAGCATTTGATCCGCCGGCCAACGCATAA
- a CDS encoding sugar phosphate isomerase/epimerase family protein, translated as MARKIIVVTAAYGNDHVKSLGGQAAVLPFIADAGADGVEIRRELCSAEELNALPSLAATIERHGLLACYSAPQALFADNGELNPELPALLAEAQTLNALWLKLSLGHFLHNQQLDELREILRDSGMALVVENDQTDCGQLAPMQRFKAACRVHQLPVTLTFDMGNWLWVGDSPEEAARHLAPAVSYIHVKAAEPHHEKFRAVPPDQAADRWLALLDNLPADAPRGIEFPLTGHDLTAVTRRYVNLLRED; from the coding sequence ATGGCCAGAAAAATTATTGTCGTTACCGCTGCGTATGGTAATGACCATGTTAAATCCTTAGGCGGCCAGGCCGCTGTCCTGCCGTTCATCGCCGACGCCGGTGCGGACGGTGTCGAAATCCGCCGCGAGCTGTGCAGTGCGGAAGAGCTCAACGCTCTGCCGTCGCTGGCGGCCACCATTGAGCGCCACGGCCTGCTGGCCTGCTACTCCGCGCCGCAGGCGCTGTTCGCCGATAACGGCGAGCTCAACCCGGAACTCCCGGCGCTGCTCGCGGAAGCGCAAACCCTTAACGCCCTGTGGCTAAAGCTCTCCCTTGGCCATTTCCTTCACAATCAGCAGTTGGATGAGCTGCGCGAGATCCTCCGCGATAGCGGCATGGCGTTGGTGGTAGAGAATGACCAGACCGACTGCGGCCAGCTGGCGCCGATGCAGCGCTTCAAAGCCGCCTGCAGGGTCCATCAGTTGCCGGTCACCTTAACGTTTGATATGGGCAACTGGCTGTGGGTCGGCGACTCGCCGGAAGAGGCGGCACGCCACCTTGCGCCGGCGGTCAGCTATATTCATGTGAAAGCGGCGGAGCCTCATCATGAGAAATTCCGCGCGGTACCGCCGGATCAGGCCGCCGATCGCTGGCTGGCCCTGCTCGATAATCTTCCTGCCGACGCGCCGCGTGGAATCGAGTTCCCGCTGACTGGCCATGACCTGACGGCCGTGACCCGCCGCTACGTCAACCTGTTACGCGAGGATTAA
- a CDS encoding autotransporter outer membrane beta-barrel domain-containing protein, whose protein sequence is MTCVSGANAWQQEYIAIDTKSNTPERYTWDSDHQPRYEDILAERMKSSETPGGLALNQALAPPDSSRGQSVGWNYLLANGMTSGPVASLRSDVTAPVTRSAGETGYVNTLGWRMDYQSLWGVHSWAQVSYNQSLTSDAWSPTTRAREGGWSDVTLGADMRLGSHVAAWATLSQADNVPSGENTLYLMGVSANF, encoded by the coding sequence ATGACGTGTGTCTCTGGAGCGAATGCCTGGCAACAGGAATATATCGCTATCGATACAAAAAGTAATACGCCGGAACGCTATACATGGGATAGCGATCACCAACCACGTTACGAAGATATTCTCGCTGAGCGGATGAAGTCCTCAGAGACGCCTGGCGGGCTGGCATTAAACCAGGCGCTGGCGCCACCGGACAGCAGCCGTGGTCAGAGCGTTGGCTGGAATTATCTGCTGGCAAATGGCATGACCTCCGGGCCGGTGGCCAGCCTGCGCAGTGACGTCACCGCGCCAGTGACGAGAAGCGCTGGCGAGACGGGGTATGTCAACACGCTCGGCTGGCGCATGGATTATCAGTCGCTGTGGGGCGTGCATTCCTGGGCTCAGGTGAGCTATAACCAGTCGCTTACCAGCGATGCCTGGTCGCCGACGACCCGCGCCAGAGAGGGCGGCTGGAGTGATGTCACCCTGGGCGCCGATATGCGGTTGGGATCCCATGTTGCGGCATGGGCGACGCTGTCGCAGGCGGACAATGTCCCATCCGGGGAAAATACGCTCTATTTGATGGGCGTCAGCGCCAACTTTTGA
- a CDS encoding OmpA family lipoprotein, with protein MKKRVLMIAALVSGTLAISGCTTNPYTGEREAGKSGIGAGIGSLVGAGVGALSSSKHDRGKGALIGAAAGAALGGGIGYYMDVQEAKLRDKMQGTGVSVTRNGDNIVLNMPNNVTFDSNSANLKPAGANTLTGVAMVLKEYEKTAVNVVGYTDSTGSKDLNMRLSQQRADSVASALITQGVAANRIRTTGMGPANPIASNSTAEGKAQNRRVEITLSPLQ; from the coding sequence ATGAAAAAACGCGTACTTATGATTGCGGCGCTGGTCAGCGGCACTCTGGCCATTTCTGGCTGCACCACCAACCCCTATACCGGTGAACGTGAAGCAGGTAAATCCGGTATTGGCGCAGGTATTGGCTCCTTAGTGGGCGCTGGCGTCGGCGCGCTCTCCTCTTCCAAACATGACCGCGGCAAAGGCGCGCTGATTGGCGCAGCGGCCGGCGCGGCGCTCGGCGGCGGCATTGGTTACTACATGGACGTGCAGGAAGCGAAGCTGCGTGACAAAATGCAGGGAACCGGGGTCAGCGTGACGCGAAATGGCGACAATATCGTGCTGAACATGCCGAATAACGTCACCTTCGACAGCAATAGCGCCAACCTGAAGCCGGCCGGCGCCAACACCCTGACCGGCGTGGCCATGGTGCTGAAAGAGTACGAGAAAACCGCTGTTAACGTCGTCGGCTACACCGACAGCACCGGCAGCAAGGATCTGAATATGCGTCTGTCGCAACAGCGTGCAGACAGCGTCGCCAGCGCGCTGATCACTCAGGGCGTGGCGGCCAATCGCATTCGCACCACCGGCATGGGGCCGGCGAATCCTATCGCCAGCAACAGCACGGCGGAAGGCAAAGCGCAGAACCGTCGCGTGGAAATTACCCTCAGCCCGCTACAGTAA